GATCCGTGACGCCGCAAGAACAGGTGAGCCTGGCGATGGGAAGGTGTTCGTCGTCCCCGTCGAATCGGCTATCCAAGTACGGACCGGAAACACAGGGCACGACGCAGTCTGATCCGCTCAAAACAGCTCGAGACGCCACATCCAACCCGATTGTATGACGAACGACGCCGATACACAGAACAAACGCATCATAAACGCGCTCCAGCGCGATGGCCGCGCAGACGTGCTGGACATCGCAAAGCGAACAAACATTCCAGCAACCACCGTTCAAAAACGGCTCAAACGGCTCACTGAAAGCGAGATCATCACGGGATATGAGCCTCGAATCGATTACGATCGGCTCGGCTACGAACTGACCGTGGTCTTCAAGCTCGACATGAACGATCCGACTGGTGGGATCATACACGATCTCAGAAACGATTCGTACATCATCAGCCTCTATGAGGTCACTGGCGAGTTCGACGTGCTCGCGATCGGGACGTTCCCCGATACAGCGACGATGAACGAACGAGTACGGTCGATCTTGAGCAGCCCTGAGATCCGTGCTGGACGAACCAACATCGTCTCCAACACCGTTCTCGAAAACGAACCGATCGAACTCCAAAAAGCAGACACGACCCGAGGAAGCGATTAATCGTCGACGGTCGTCGGTTACTCGCCTTGATCGCGCTCTGTAAACGGATATCACGACCGTTTGGCGTCGTGGAGATACGGGCCAGTGTACGAGTCTCCTCGGGTTGTGCGAGATCGATGAACGTCTCGTGGCCGGTAGCAT
The sequence above is drawn from the Halocatena salina genome and encodes:
- a CDS encoding Lrp/AsnC family transcriptional regulator: MTNDADTQNKRIINALQRDGRADVLDIAKRTNIPATTVQKRLKRLTESEIITGYEPRIDYDRLGYELTVVFKLDMNDPTGGIIHDLRNDSYIISLYEVTGEFDVLAIGTFPDTATMNERVRSILSSPEIRAGRTNIVSNTVLENEPIELQKADTTRGSD